Within the Kribbella aluminosa genome, the region CGCCTCCAGCGTGGCTTTCGTCCGGGCGGGACCGTAGCCGGTGGCGTCGCCGTTGAGGAACAGGGCCGTGCCTTCGCTGACGATCGTTGCCCGTTCGCTGCTGGAGCTCCCGCTGCGCCCGAGCGAGTCGCGGAGCAGCGGAATGCTGCCGGCCGCCTGCGCGCGCAGCGAGCTGAGGTCGACGCGCGGCATGACGACACCGGCGACGAGTCCGCCGGCCAGCGCGGCGGTCGCGAGAAGCGCGGCCCCCGCGACGGCACCCCGGCGGCGGTAGATGGTCACCACGACGGACAGCAGCAGGCCGATCAGCAGCGTGAGCATCGCACCGTTCGAGCCGGTGAACCCGATCGCGATCAGCACCAGTACGTAGGCGATCCGGCGGACGCCGGGGGAGCGCGGATGCTTGCAGGCGGCGATGACGAACAACGAGACGACCAGGTAGTTGCCGGCCAGGTTCGGGTCGCCGAAGGTGTACGGCGCCCGGACGCCGTCCTTGGCGGACACCCCGGTCAGTGCGCTGATACCGGCCAGGTACGCGAACACCATCACGCCGGAGTAGACGGCCGCCGTACGGCACCAGGCCACCGTGACGGCGCGGACGATCGCGGGATTGTGCCGGCCGAGGGCGAGCGTCATTCCCCAGGTGAACAGCAGGAGGTCCTGGATCAGCACCAGCCCGGTGGCAGCCGGTGCGACGGAGATGTACGCCGCGAACGCTCCACCGAGCATCATCCCGGCCACGCCCGCCGCGTACGGCAGCCGGATCGGGAGGTGCTCGCGTCCGGCCCAGAGCAGGCCGAGCACGATGCAGAGCAGGATGCCGGCGTCCGCCGCGGCGGTGTTGCCCGGGCCGGCCGGGGTCAGGAACGGCAGCAGACAGGTTGTCAGGCCGGTCATCGCGACCAGCATGTCGCCGCGGGGCAGGCCGGGCGAGCCGACGATGCCGATCGGCTGCACGGGCTCCGTCGCGGGCAGCGTCGTCGTCATAGGACCTCAACTCCGACGGGTCCGTCGGTGAGCGGCCAGTACGGCAGCCCCGCCAGCAGTTCGAGGTGGTTCGCGGCGAACTCGTCGTCGTTCGCGGACGCGGCGATCTCGCCGAGGCCGGCCAGCGCGGCGCCGTACCAGAGGACCGTCGGCAGGCCGAGGTGGTCGAGGCCGGTGCGGAGGTACAACCGGACGAGATCGGGGAGCCAGCCGGCTTCGAGCAGGCCGTACCTGATCCCGGCACCGAACCCGGTACGCCGTAGCCCGCGGTGCCCGTGCACCTCACGGCCGGGCCGGGTGTGGCGGTCGAGGTAGAGGCAGTAGCTGAGCGCGAACCGGATCAGGTCGCGCAGCGGCGATCCGCTGCGGGCGCCGTTCTCCCAGTCGACGACACCGGAGATCCGGCCGTCGTCGACGAGCAGGTTCCCGAACCAGTAGTCGCCGTGGACGACGGTCGCGGCGACCCGCTGGCTGTGCAGTTGCCGGTCCGCGGCCGCGAGCCGGACCTGCGCGGCCTCGAACATCGGGTGTCCCGACCAGCGTTCGCGGACCGCGCCGGAAACCTCGCTCGCCCAGGTGATCCGCCCGCTCGTACCGGCTGTCGCCAGTTGCAGATGCCGAAGCCAGCCGCCGGCCAGCGCGAAGTCCTCCGCCACGGCTCGCGGCCGGGACGTGTGCAGCCAGCGGTGGTACCCGACACTCATCGGGACGCCGCGCACCACCGTCGTGACGGCGGCCGGCAGCCCGTCGCTGTCGAGCGTCTCCAGGTAGCGCGGAACGGTTCTGCCGAGCTCGCCGAGGTCCGCCTCGCCGATCGCGATCAGCATCCGCGTCTCGCGGGAGATGGCGCCTGCGGCCGCGACCGTGACGGGGATCTTGATCGCCACCGGGCCGGCCGGACCGTCGGTGTAGGTTCCGGCAGGCGGAGTCACGATGAAGGTCCGCTTGGCGTCCGGGTCCTTCGACGTCGCGATCAGCACCCCGCGGCTGCCGGGCGCGAACAACAGGTCGTGCACGGACCGCGGCCGGGGCTGGAACGCCTTCGATGCTTCGGTCATCGCCGCCTCCCGACCACTACGCGCGCCGGTGCGAGCGCCCCGGTCCACCGCCACGGCGCCCGCCGCGCGAGCCCGAGGGCGGCGGATGCCGGTACGGCGAACGCGAACCCCGGAGGTACCGTGGCCACCGCGGTCCAGAAGTACCGGACCGCTTCCTCGACGTCGTCGACGACGACCATCGGCCGATCGAGCGTCGGCAGTACGACGAACTCCCGCTCCAGTACGACCCCGAGCTCCTTCGCCGTACGGCGAAGCCGGTGCCGGCTGCGTGGCCGCTGGTCGACCAGCACCACCGGGCCGTCGGAGGACAGCTGGTCGGCCCGCACCGGACCGTCGCGCAGGTCGATCCCGACCGTTCCGGGCGGGCACAACTGCAACCACGGCGCGATTGGCTGCCGGCGATCAGCCTGCTCGCGATCGCCCTGCCCGCGTTCACTCTGCTCGCGATCGCTGGGGGCCACGTGCTCGACCGGACTCGTCATGACGTCACCAGCTCCGTTCGCCGACCGGCGGAGTACACCTCGTCGAGAACCTCGGCCAGGCTCTCGGCGTTGTACGTGCTGCCGGCGGCGGCCTGCCCGCGCCGGGCCATTCGTTGGGCCTTCCTACGATCGGCGAGCAGGTCGTCGATCGCCTCGGCCAGCAGCCGCGGGCGCCCCGGCGGAACCAGCAGACCGCTCTCGCCGGGGACGACCAGGTCGGGTACCGAGTTGACCGCGGTCGCCACCACCGGAATCCCGCAGCGCATCGCCTCGACGACCGCACAGGGCAGGCCTTCGTACCGGCTGGCCATCGCGAACACGTCGAACGCGGGCAGCAGCTGCGGTACGTCGGACCGCTCGCCGACGAACCGGAACCGGTCCGTCAGTCCCGCGCGGCGGACCAGTTCCTTCGCCTCGCGGTCGCCCGGCCCGGAGCCGATCCAGACCGCGACGGCGTCGGTGTGCCGCAGTACGGCGATCGCGGCGATCAGGTGTTCCGGAGCCTTCTGGTAGTCGATCCGGCCGACGGTGCCGATCAGCGGCGTGGTCGCGTCGACCCCCAGCTCGGCGCGGGCCGCCGTACGGGAACTCTCGGTCCGCGGAACGGTGACCGCGTCCACCACCGGAGTGATCGTCCGTAGCGTGCTCGGGGTCGCGAGCCCGAGCCGCAGGGCTTCCGTCGCGACACCGGTACCGATCGCGAGTACGTCGTCGGTGATCCGCGCCAGCCGGCGCTCGACGGCGATGTACGCCGCCCGTCGTACCGGGTTCTGGAACTGGTGGAACGGGAAGCCGTGGTAGGTGTGCACGATCCGCGGCACCCGGGCACGATGCGCGGCGAGCCGGCCGAGGGCGCCGGCCTTCGCGCTGTGGGTGTGGACGACGTCGTACCCGCCCTCCGTGCACAGCTCGGTCAGCCGCCGCAGCGCCCGCCGATCGTCGTTCGGTGACAGCGGGGAGACCAGGGACGGCTCGATCAGTACGCGCATTCCAGCGGCGGCCGCGCGATCGGTCAGCGGGCCGCCCTGCCCGGTGATGATCGTGACCCGGTAGCGGCTGGGGTCGAGCGGCAGCACACCGCGCAACGCGACCCCACCCGCACCGGCGATGAACCGGGTGACAATCACGGCCACCTCGATCCGCCCGCCCTCGATCCGGCCGCCCTCGATCGGGGCGCCTTCGGGTTGCGTGCTCATCAGCCGGCCCGCCCGGTCCGGATCGCGGCCAGCGGATGCCGCAGCAACTCGGTCAGCCCGGCCCCCGGCTCACGCCCGAGCAGCAGTTCGACAGCCGGCAGCCGGGAGCTGAGCCGTACGGCGACCTCGCCGATCGGCGGATGCACCGGCCCGCAGCCGGTCGCCGTCGCGACCACGGCCGCGATCGACCAGAACCGCCGGAGCTCGCCTGCCGCGTACGTCCCGGCGACGAGCCGCCGCGCGGCCGCAGCCGCACTCAGCTCACGCAACTCGGGCGCCTCCTGAGATCCGCGCCGCAGTACGACGATCAACTCCGGAGGCAACGACCTGACTCGGTGCGTCCAGGCCTGCTCGCGCCGCCCGTGCATCGCCCGGCGGCCGGTGCCGTCGAGCAGCCGCAGCGGTTCGGCCACGCCGTACGCCGTCGACCCGTCGGAGACCGCCAGGTTGTCGCAGGTCGCCCGCGAACCGTCGGCCATCGCCCGCGCGACCAGCGTGGACTTGCCCACCCCGCCAGGCCCGGCCAGCAGGACCACGACACCGCCGACCTCGACGATCGACACGTGCAGCGGTGCGAATCCCTGCTGCAGCGCAAACCACAGCGCCGGGTAGTGCAGCAGCACCTGGCTGTTCAGCGCATTCTGCCGCGCCGGAAGCAGCCGGCCGGCGGCGGTCTCCCGGTACGACGGCCGCCACCGGCTCGCGACCCGGAGCCCGTCCGCGTCGATCGCCCACCGCTGGTCGAAGCCGGAGCCACCGACGTTCCGCAGTACAACCTCGCCGCCGGGCGTCACCCAGACGCCGCGGGTGATCAGCTCCGCGTCGCGGATCCCGAACGGCTGCCGGGTGTTCTCGACCGACAGGACCACGTTCGGCGGGTCGGCGGCCGCGAGCCCGGGCCGCTCCGGCCCACCCGCAGCGGCGAGAAGCGTTTCTACGACGCGCTCCGACCCGTGCACCGCGACCCGCTGGCCGGCAGTGTGCAACAGCCCTGCGCTCATCCCTGCATTCATCTGCGCGCTCACCGCGACCTGCCGAACCGGCGCTGCGCCGGACCGTTCACGAGGCCGAGCACCGGCCACCGGACCGCCTTCAGTACGTCGTCCAGGTCGTCCAGCCGGCGCAGCAGCACAGTGCCGGCGGACACGACGACCACCCCGGCCGTCATCTCGTCCGCGGGCGTGACCGCGGACAGTCCCGTGAAGCGGACATCGGTGAAGCCGGACAGGCCGGTGTCGTCGAGCTCGAAGACCGAGCTGTTGTCGTCATGCCCTGCGGGTTGCTTCGACGGCTGCGAGCTGTGCGACATGCCGGACAGAGCGAACAGCAGCGTGCTCACGGTGTCCTGGTCGCCCTCGTCGGCACCCATCAGTACGACCGAGTCGACACCCTGCCGACGGGCGGCCAGGGCCATGGTGTTGCGGAGCGAGCCGATTTCCTCGGTCGACTTGCCGAGCACCGGGGCCTGCAGCAACCGGGCCAGTGCGCGGATGCCGTTGACGCGCGGACGGAACGTCTCCAGAACGGTCGCCGCCGTCAGGCCGAGGACCAGACCGAGGAGCAGCGCCAGCGCTAGCTCCGGGAGGATCGAACTCGGTTCCCGCCGGACGTCGGGCTGGTTGCTCACCAGAACCACCTGGTCCCGGGTCGCGTTGTTCGCGACCAGGGTCGCCCGCTGGCCGTTCAGTTCGCTCAGCAGCTGGTTGGCCGACTGGATCTGGACACCGAGGTCGGCGCGGGCGGTCACGTCCGCGATCCCGCGCAGCTGGGCGACCAGCTTGTCGCGACGGGCGGTGGCGTCGTCGATCTGGGTGGTCAGGGCGGCCACCGTGATCCGGTACGTCGCCTGGTCGCCCTGGTTCATGAACAGCACCACCCGCGGGGCGAGCTCGCTGACGATCCGGGCGGCCGCGAGCGCGTCGTCGTCGGTGACGCTCAGCTCGACGACCGAGGAGCCGCCGATCCGCTGCGCCGACACGTTGTTCGCCGCGAACAGGTCGACGTCCCGCGCGGCCTTGGCGGCCTGCAGCGCCGTACCGAGCAGACTCGGCGTGGTCGCCACCGCGAGCACCCGGCTGTTCATGCCCTCGGCCTCGGACGTCGACTTCGGCGAGCCGGCGATCACCTGCATGCGGATCGAGGCGATGCTCGGATCCGGCCGGTGCGCCAGCAGGACCGCGGCGCCGGCGATCGGTATCAGCACGCACACCAGGATCAGCGCGAGGTGGGCCTTGACGATCCGGCGGAACATCTCTTCGAGCGTCATCGCTGCGTCCTTCGTCCGTGGCCGGCCATCACGGAATGACCAGCACTGTCTTGGTGGCGGAGGCAGACAGCCCGCCGGTGTCGGTGACGGTCACCTTGACCGTGTAGATACCGATCGCGTTGTAGGTGCAGCTCACACTCGAACTGGTCTGCGGCTTGACGGTTCCGCCGGCGCCGCAGCTGAAGGTGTAGGTCGCGATCGGTGTCTTGTCGACGTCGGTCGACTTCGACGCGTCCGCCTGGACGGACTGCTTGATCCTGACGATCGTCTTGTTGACGGTGAGCACCGCGGTCGGCGGCTGGTCGGCCAGGATCGTGACCTTGGCCGTCGCCCGGCTGGTCAGGCCGCCGGTGTCGAGCACGGTGACCGCCGTCGTGAAGGTGCCGGCCGTCGTGTAGGTGCAGCTGGTCGTCGCCGTCGTCAGCGCGCCGGTCGTCTGGCCGTTGCCGCAGTCGAACGTGTAGCTGGCCAGTGGCCGGCCGTCGGCGTCGGACGAAGCGGAGGCGTCGAGCACCACCGTCTGCGGCGCGTAGGCCTGCGTGGGTGTTGCCGTCAGCCGTGCCGTCGGTACGCCGTTGGGCTGTACCACGACCGGAGCGCCGGTCCAGGTGTCGGTGCGGCCGGCGGTGTCGGTCACGACCAGGGTCGGGGTGTACGACCCGGCCGAGGTGTAGCTGCAGGTGCCGCTCGCCTGGGCGACCGTCGTACCGTTGCCACAGGCAATGA harbors:
- a CDS encoding O-antigen ligase family protein: MTTTLPATEPVQPIGIVGSPGLPRGDMLVAMTGLTTCLLPFLTPAGPGNTAAADAGILLCIVLGLLWAGREHLPIRLPYAAGVAGMMLGGAFAAYISVAPAATGLVLIQDLLLFTWGMTLALGRHNPAIVRAVTVAWCRTAAVYSGVMVFAYLAGISALTGVSAKDGVRAPYTFGDPNLAGNYLVVSLFVIAACKHPRSPGVRRIAYVLVLIAIGFTGSNGAMLTLLIGLLLSVVVTIYRRRGAVAGAALLATAALAGGLVAGVVMPRVDLSSLRAQAAGSIPLLRDSLGRSGSSSSERATIVSEGTALFLNGDATGYGPARTKATLEATQAPYVKEAHNDYLATLLERGVIGGIGLLLFGVALFVRCLRLVFGNLPKPYAELVPRPWFLAVIGPVMATAAGFYEVLHFRHLWTWLGLIAALVLAMQDQREEKT
- a CDS encoding aminoglycoside phosphotransferase family protein, which produces MTEASKAFQPRPRSVHDLLFAPGSRGVLIATSKDPDAKRTFIVTPPAGTYTDGPAGPVAIKIPVTVAAAGAISRETRMLIAIGEADLGELGRTVPRYLETLDSDGLPAAVTTVVRGVPMSVGYHRWLHTSRPRAVAEDFALAGGWLRHLQLATAGTSGRITWASEVSGAVRERWSGHPMFEAAQVRLAAADRQLHSQRVAATVVHGDYWFGNLLVDDGRISGVVDWENGARSGSPLRDLIRFALSYCLYLDRHTRPGREVHGHRGLRRTGFGAGIRYGLLEAGWLPDLVRLYLRTGLDHLGLPTVLWYGAALAGLGEIAASANDDEFAANHLELLAGLPYWPLTDGPVGVEVL
- a CDS encoding glycosyltransferase; its protein translation is MSTQPEGAPIEGGRIEGGRIEVAVIVTRFIAGAGGVALRGVLPLDPSRYRVTIITGQGGPLTDRAAAAGMRVLIEPSLVSPLSPNDDRRALRRLTELCTEGGYDVVHTHSAKAGALGRLAAHRARVPRIVHTYHGFPFHQFQNPVRRAAYIAVERRLARITDDVLAIGTGVATEALRLGLATPSTLRTITPVVDAVTVPRTESSRTAARAELGVDATTPLIGTVGRIDYQKAPEHLIAAIAVLRHTDAVAVWIGSGPGDREAKELVRRAGLTDRFRFVGERSDVPQLLPAFDVFAMASRYEGLPCAVVEAMRCGIPVVATAVNSVPDLVVPGESGLLVPPGRPRLLAEAIDDLLADRRKAQRMARRGQAAAGSTYNAESLAEVLDEVYSAGRRTELVTS